From Brassica oleracea var. oleracea cultivar TO1000 chromosome C3, BOL, whole genome shotgun sequence, a single genomic window includes:
- the LOC106333000 gene encoding germin-like protein subfamily 2 member 3: MATSMIHLFVTVFLVAAHTAFAETNMLQDLCVADLKGAKVNGYACKDPSQITPEDFYYIGLAAAADTSNTAMGSAITAGNVEKIPGLNMMGTSMSRIDYAPGGLNPPHLHPRASEAIFVLEGRLFVGFLTTTGKLISKHINKGDVFVFPRALLHFQQNPNNAPASVIAAFDSQNPGTQSVGPSLFGANPPIPDDLLAKAFGVEPQVIQKVKEKFPAKK; this comes from the exons ATGGCAACTTCCATGATCCATCTTTTTGTTACCGTCTTTCTTGTGGCCGCCCACACGGCCTTCGCCGAAACAAATATGCTTCAAGATCTTTGCGTTGCTGATCTCAAAG GTGCTAAAGTAAACGGATACGCATGCAAAGACCCATCACAAATAACACCAGAGGACTTCTACTACATAGGCTTAGCCGCTGCTGCAGACACATCCAACACCGCAATGGGGTCAGCCATTACAGCAGGCAACGTTGAGAAAATCCCTGGCCTCAACATGATGGGTACCTCCATGTCTCGTATCGACTACGCACCTGGTGGACTCAATCCGCCACATCTTCACCCCCGAGCTTCTGAAGCCATATTCGTCCTCGAAGGACGTCTCTTCGTCGGCTTCTTGACCACCACTGGAAAACTCATCTCCAAACACATCAACAAGGGAGACGTCTTTGTATTCCCCAGAGCTCTCCTCCATTTCCAGCAGAACCCTAACAACGCTCCTGCTTCCGTGATAGCTGCTTTCGATAGTCAGAACCCTGGGACTCAAAGTGTTGGACCGTCTTTGTTTGGTGCTAACCCTCCTATTCCTGATGACTTGCTTGCCAAGGCGTTCGGTGTTGAACCACAGGTGATTCAGAAGGTTAAGGAAAAATTCCCAGCCAAGAAATGA
- the LOC106332896 gene encoding uncharacterized protein LOC106332896 codes for MLQIVGKYRWRQSCRYKKLTNQHENLTALPPPPTRSTKRQNSGKKSEIRAKGFRLNRSRKLVLKALAFPRRLFNIYVRITNKMNREGLYPNLVFSSHLGFPMNSRGGFC; via the coding sequence ATGCTGCAGATTGTTGGCAAGTATAGGTGGAGACAATCATGTCGTTATAAGAAGCTAACGAATCAACATGAAAACTTGACTGCATTGCCACCACCACCAACAAGGTCGACTAAAAGGCAGAACTCGGGGAAGAAGAGCGAGATTCGAGCAAAAGGGTTTAGACTAAACCGATCAAGAAAGCTGGTTCTTAAGGCATTAGCTTTTCCTAGAAGGTTATTTAACATTTATGTGCGTATCACAAATAAGATGAACAGAGAAGGTTTATATCCTAATCTTGTATTTTCTTCTCATTTGGGTTTCCCTATGAACTCAAGAGGTGGGTTCTGTTAG
- the LOC106332737 gene encoding uncharacterized protein LOC106332737, protein MLPMSRNINSVGVWQSNNGYYGYGGGYVEKRQLFLKSYQFSRKQSLTERIKRSVGRVVKKVVGMKLKSAKRLKRVVWSRLKTAFFYRRRRFSRLLHPNKSSSHCFY, encoded by the coding sequence ATGCTTCCAATGAGCAGAAACATCAACAGCGTTGGCGTTTGGCAGAGCAACAACGGTTACTATGGCTATGGAGGAGGATACGTGGAGAAGAGACAGCTCTTCCTTAAGAGCTACCAGTTCTCGAGGAAGCAGAGCTTAACCGAGAGGATCAAGAGATCTGTGGGGAGGGTTGTGAAGAAAGTTGTCGGGATGAAGTTGAAATCTGCTAAGAGGCTGAAACGCGTTGTTTGGTCGCGTCTCAAAACGGCGTTCTTCTACCGCCGTAGACGTTTCTCTCGTCTCCTTCACCCAAACAAATCCTCCTCTCACTGCTTCTACTAA
- the LOC106336220 gene encoding T-complex protein 1 subunit gamma-like translates to MNAPVLVLKDSLKRESGTKVHHGNIQASKAVADIIRTTLGPRSMLKMLLDAGGGIVVTNDGNAILRELDVAHPAAKSMIELSRTQDEEVGDGTTSVIVLAGEMLHVAEAFIEKSYHPTVICRAYNKALEDAIAILDKIAMSVDVNDRATVLGLVKSCIGTKFTSQFGDLIADLAIDATTTVGVDLGQGLREVDIKKYIKVEKVPGGQLEDSKVLKGVMFNKDVVAPGKMKRKIVNPRIILLDCPLEYKKGENQTNAELVREEDWEVLLKLEEEYIENICVQILKFKPDLVITEKGLSDLACHYFSKAGVSAIRRLRKTDNNRIAKACGAVIVNRPDELQESDVGTGAGLFEVKKIGDDFFAFVVDCKEPKACTVLLRGPSKDLLNEVERNLQDAMSVSRNIIKNPKLVPGGGATELTVSATLKQKSATIEGIEKWPYEAAAIAFEAIPRTLAQNCGVNVIRTMTALQGKHANGENAWTGIDGNTGAIADMKESKIWDAYNVKAQTFKTAIEAACMLLRIDDIVSGIKKKQAPGAGPSKPTIETEGDADNEQILPD, encoded by the exons ATGAACGCCCCTGTTCTCGTTCTCA AGGATTCGTTGAAGCGTGAATCTGGAACAAAGGTTCACCATGGCAATATCCAAGCTTCCAAG GCTGTGGCTGACATCATCCGTACAACATTGGGTCCTCGCTCTATGTTAAAGATGCTTCTTGATGCTGGTGGAG GAATTGTTGTTACTAATGATGGGAATGCTATTTTGCGAGAGCTAGATGTTGCTCACCCTGCAGCTAAG TCTATGATTGAGTTGAGTCGTACTCAGGACGAAGAAGTTGGTGATGGGACTACATCTGTTATTGTTCTTG CTGGTGAAATGTTACATGTTGCCGAGGCATTTATTGAGAAGAGTTACCATCCCACAGTCATCTGCCGTG CTTATAACAAGGCTCTTGAGGATGCTATCGCCATTCTTGACAAGATTGCCATGTCAGTCGATGTCAATGACC GTGCAACAGTACTAGGACTAGTAAAAAGCTGCATAGGCACAAAATTCACAAGCCAGTTTGGTGATCTGATTGCT GATTTGGCCATTGATGCCACCACTACTGTTGGTGTTGATCTTGGACAAGGCTTGAGAGAGGTGGATATAAAAAAATACATCAAGGTTGAGAAGGTCCCCGGTGGTCAATTGGAAGACTCCAAGGTTCTCAAAGGAGTCATGTTCAACAAAGACGTAGTCGCTCCCGGTAAAATGAAGAGAAAGATTGTCAACCCACGGATCATTCTTCTCGACTGTCCCCTTGAGTACAAGAAAGGTGAAAACCAAACCAACGCTGAGCTGGTCAGAGAAGAGGACTGGGAAGTTCTGCTGAAGCTTGAAGAGGAGTACATCGAGAACATCTGCGTGCAGATACTAAAGTTCAAACCCGATTTGGTGATCACAGAGAAGGGACTTAGCGACTTAGCGTGTCACTATTTCAGTAAAGCGGGGGTTAGTGCAATAAGGAGGCTGAGAAAGACGGACAACAACAGGATTGCCAAGGCCTGTGGAGCTGTGATTGTGAACAGGCCTGATGAGCTTCAAGAGTCTGATGTTGGTACCGGCGCTGGCTTGTTTGAGGTTAAGAAGATAGGAGACGATTTCTTTGCCTTTGTTGTTGATTGCAAAGAGCCCAAAGCGTGTACTGTTCTCTTGAGGGGACCAAGTAAAGATCTTCTCAATGAAGTGGAGAGGAATCTTCAG GATGCCATGTCTGTTTCAAGAAACATCATCAAGAATCCAAAGCTTGTTCCTGGTGGTGGAGCCACTGAGTTAACCGTCTCTGCTACTCTAAAACAGAAGAGTGCAACCATTGAAGGAATCGAAAAG TGGCCTTATGAAGCAGCTGCTATAGCTTTTGAGGCTATTCCACGTACTTTAGCTCAGAACTGTGGAGTTAACGTGATCAGAACTATGACAGCACTGCAAGGAAAG CATGCAAATGGTGAGAATGCTTGGACTGGAATCGATGGAAACACTGGTGCAATAGCTGACATGAAAGAGAGCAAG ATATGGGATGCTTACAATGTGAAGGCGCAAACGTTTAAGACAGCGATTGAAGCAGCGTGTATGCTACTGAGGATTGATGATATAGTGAGTGGTATCAAGAAGAAGCAAGCTCCTGGAGCTGGACCTTCAAAGCCTACCATTGAGACTGAAGGAGACGCAGACAACGAGCAAATACTTCCCGACTAG
- the LOC106334046 gene encoding protein BOBBER 2-like, whose amino-acid sequence MAIISEMPEETRQDGISEESVPPVEPMEVEKPKKESLEPTEPIVPNKGNGLDFEKYSWTQNLQEVTVTIPVPSGTKSRSVTCEIKKNRLKVGLKGQDPIIDGEFFNAVKPDDCFWNIEDQKVISVLLTKQDQMQWWKYCVKGEPEIDTQKVEPESSKLSDLDPETRSSVEKMMFDQRQKQMGLPTSDEIEKKDMMKKFMSQHPEMNFSNAKFN is encoded by the exons ATGGCGATTATCTCTGAGATGCCAGAGGAGACGAGGCAAGATGGCATCTCAGAGGAGAGTGTGCCTCCAGTGGAGCCCATGGAGGTGGAGAAGCCAAAGAAAGAAAGCTTGGAGCCCACGGAACCCATTG TTCCTAACAAAGGTAACGGGCTTGATTTCGAGAAGTACTCATGGACACAGAATCTCCAGGAGGTCACAGTCACCATTCCAGTCCCTAGCGGCACTAAGTCACGGTCCGTCACCTGTGAAATAAAAAAGAACCGTCTCAAAGTTGGTCTCAAAGGACAAGACCCAATCATCGATGGAGAGTTCTTCAATGCTGTCAAGCCTGACGACTGCTTCTGGAACATCGAGGATCAGAAGGTCATATCGGTGCTCTTGACAAAGCAGGACCAGATGCAGTGGTGGAAGTACTGTGTGAAAGGGGAGCCTGAGATTGACACTCAGAAAGTTGAGCCAGAGAGCAGCAAACTGTCTGATTTAGACCCGGAGACTCGAAGCAGCGTTGAGAAGATGATGTTTGATCAGAGGCAGAAGCAGATGGGACTACCAACGAGTGATGAGATTGAGAAGAAAGATATGATGAAGAAGTTTATGTCTCAGCATCCTGAGATGAACTTCTCTAATGCAAAGTTTAATTAA